One window of the Zea mays cultivar B73 chromosome 3, Zm-B73-REFERENCE-NAM-5.0, whole genome shotgun sequence genome contains the following:
- the LOC103651457 gene encoding uncharacterized protein isoform X2, which yields MEDPLATAPPPRRPHRERRHRRKASDAAAAALAAQAASSYGDVFGGPPRFAPPPAAFAAGAGTAPADYAEVFGGVAASCSIPYLDLPPAVASGVGAGGYGEIFGRFDFGEFAVPYEDMLSGAESLVEEIASPSGSSRSSTRKESVRLDTEPSVPYQQVPDAGSGRHSDDEQFHAVSFPPDGEQTFTMSYNKITRGRPDDLVEMTACIVEPSISYVVDSCNLSNDLEMDYVPVMDSGTNANVVKEKMNLPNIADSGLECADSAYVVDHQQHIPTCPPISENICQDENYNKRSSTHSVSSEEAPSPDYPFLRVSNINLPAAPIKVQPPPMPPSKLLNKKGSNENGDSDVNPNSVAAAAAMKEAMQFAEARLKAAKELMEIKGVSSKFRKRPVHHKSTKSTEIKEYNAPEKAHLFEEKLDMRRLVKEENQSNDIALLDKNTGSVALEHSDHDKKGIISPGKPKEMMQNDSELEQLGEWTSDADFYELVSNDQKCRTNGAECRDNGLMTNSLAKLDRSENEKLGGFAGESKRSRKLWDCNNRTCLRTEHVNQGKDGIGSLEVEQKNTRSPEVTEHVNQQKDAIDSVETEQKTPRSPEVSPCNERVTYEEPTKGNNDLMTNSSTKLDQSVKVKEGGFAGEPKRFRKLWGSNSTTVLRTVHVNQEKDAIAFVEAEEKAPRFSEVPPCDERVASQEATDSRLEQCLGVGNSLGHENGAQFETSCVNNLPSEVHADPEISSSFSECCSSGSHANGNENHSESTAQETAFVGNSSQNVNNKEELELPCIDGLPCTSARNQILQEHFNVINADENKEIEVKISKLEGSSKSYLNFEEEKLPSFVDESCLQNKNERENEVNSESPIHEKMTKFGFEDKGDAYEDFQEGDMDQVAGSAEEEGYVTSGSGIANESEYEEAEDDIFVGDMESNVRTCGSFDKDPYQRQESQGSWGPQDLDNRMDKISDTISHGKERETKESLLENVEKTAAEEVLNHDCREGQKSMETVDYIWPKYVCAEFNVSSDKDGNVFDSADELISDNGSDYAMNMSTMSNNLQASFSEACSSIQHLSQKPQSISAEKADESTPVLGNLEVDCGEAGRKIPSENCEVSEEGQNIGIEMEERKREDNISNIRFMDQQPFYLDSDIRPKAAEGTASETILKSREEDLNVQRTKVRNDIKEAEGELEKEVKVVEEKEKECKMGKEKEQDKERQRRELEEQKEREMERAKDRLAVQRATREAHERAFAEVRAKAERIALERITSARQRASAEAHEKEEKATAQAALEQASREARMKAERAAVERATAEARERAIEKAKAAADAKERIGKFRSSFKDSFKAPNQDNQHEASSQKTAYNKHGKSMDSCVEVEVESALRHKAKLERHQRTAERAAKALAEKNMRDMLVQREHAEKHRLAEFLDPEVKRWSNGKEGNLRALLSTLQYILGSDSGWQAVPLTDLITAAGVKKAYRKATLCVHPDKVQQRGATIRQKYICEKVFDLLKEAWNKYNSEER from the exons ATGGAGGACCCCCTCGCCACGGCGCCGCCACCGCGCCGGCCCCACCGGGAGCGGCGGCACCGGCGGAAGGCGTCGGACGCCGCCGCGGCCGCGCTGGCGGCGCAGGCGGCGTCCTCCTACGGCGACGTCTTCGGCGGGCCCCCGCGGTTCGCGCCGCCTCCTGCGGCGTTCGCCGCGGGGGCGGGGACTGCGCCGGCGGACTACGCCGAGGTGTTCGGCGGAGTCGCGGCCTCCTGCTCCATCCCCTACCTCGACCTGCCGCCCGCCGTTGCCAGCGGAGTCGGCGCCGGCGGGTACGGCGAGATCTTCGGCCGCTTCGACTTCGGGGAGTTTGCGGTGCCGTACGAGGACATGCTTTCTGGTGCAGAGTCTCTGGTGGAGGAGATCGCGTCACCAAGTGGGAGCTCAAG ATCATCAACTAGAAAAGAATCGGTCCGATTGGATACTGAGCCATCTGTACCCTATCAACAAGTTCCAGATGCTGGTTCTGGCAGGCACTCTGATGACGAGCAATTTCATGCAGTCTCCTTTCCTCCAGATGGCGAGCAAACGTTCACTATGTCATATAACAAGATCACCCGGGGAAGGCCAGATGATCTTGTTGAAATGACCGCTTGCATAGTAGAACCTTCAATTAGCTATGTGGTTGACTCTTGCAATTTGTCAAATGATTTAGAAATGGATTATGTCCCAGTAATGGACAGTGGCACAAATGCTAATGTTGTGAAAGAAAAGATGAACCTACCAAACATTGCAGATTCCGGCCTGGAGTGTGCTGATAGTGCTTATGTGGTTGATCATCAGCAACATATCCCAACATGCCCTCCCATCTCTGAAAATATTTGCCAGGATGAAAACTACAACAAGAGGTCTAGCACACATTCAGTGTCAAGCGAGGAAGCACCTTCCCCTGACTATCCATTCTTAAGGGTATCCAACATCAACCTTCCAGCAGCACCCATCAAAGTACAACCACCACCGATGCCCCCATCTAAATTGCTTAATAAAAAGGGAagcaacgaaaatggagattctgATGTCAATCCTAACtcagttgctgctgctgctgctatgaAGGAAGCAATGCAATTTGCTGAAGCCAGATTAAAAGCTGCAAAAGAATTGATGGAGATAAAAGGTGTCAGCTCTAAATTCCGTAAGCGGCCAGTTCATCACAAAAGCACAAAATCAACTGAAATTAAGGAATACAATGCACCTGAAAAAGCACATCTATTTGAAGAAAAGCTGGATATGAGAAGATTGGTAAAAGAGGAAAATCAAAGCAATGATATAGCTTTGCTGGATAAAAACACGGGCAGTGTTGCACTTGAGCACAGTGATCATGACAAAAAAGGGATTATATCACCAGGGAAGCCTAAGGAGATGATGCAAAACGACAGTGAACTAGAACAATTAGGAGAGTGGACATCAGATGCTGATTTTTATGAATTGGTTAGCAATGATCAGAAATGCAGAACTAATGGAGCTGAATGCAGAGACAATGGTCTGATGACAAATTCCTTAGCCAAGCTTGACCGgtctgagaatgaaaaattaggaGGCTTTGCAGGTGAGTCAAAAAGGTCTAGGAAATTGTGGGATTGTAACAACAGAACATGTCTGCGGACTGAACATGTAAATCAGGGAAAAGATGGTATAGGTTCATTGGAGGTTGAACAAAAGAATACTAGGTCTCCAGAAGTTACAGAACATGTAAATCagcaaaaagatgctatagattcTGTGGAAACTGAACAAAAGACTCCTAGGTCACCTGAAGTTTCTCCTTGTAATGAAAGGGTGACGTATGAAGAGCCAACCAAAGGAAATAATGATCTGATGACAAATTCTTCCACCAAGCTCGACCAGTCTGTGAAAGTAAAGGAAGGGGGTTTTGCAGGTGAGCCAAAAAGGTTTAGAAAATTGTGGGGCAGTAACAGTACAACAGTTCTGAGAACAGTGCATGTAAAtcaggaaaaagatgctatagcttTCGTGGAGGCTGAAGAAAAGGCACCTAGGTTTTCGGAAGTTCCTCCTTGTGATGAAAGGGTGGCATCCCAAGAGGCAACTGATTCCCGTTTAGAACAATGTCTAGGGGTGGGGAATTCTCTAGGTCACGAAAATGGTGCACAATTTGAGACTTCATGCGTGAATAATTTACCTTCAGAGGTCCATGCAGACCCAGAAATCTCCAGTTCATTTTCGGAATGTTGTTCATCAGGAAGTCATGCCAATGGTAATGAAAATCATTCTGAAAGCACAGCTCAGGAAACTGCATTTGTAGGGAACTCTAGCCAAAATGTCAACAATAAAGAGGAACTTGAGCTTCCGTGCATTGATGGGTTGCCTTGTACTTCAGCAAGGAATCAGATTTTGCAGGAACATTTTAATGTTATTAATGCTGATGAAAACAAGGAAATTGAAGTGAAAATATCAAAATTAGAAGGGTCTTCCAAATCTTATTTGAATTTTGAGGAAGAAAAGTTACCCAGTTTTGTTGATGAATCATGCCTACAGAACAAAAATGAAAGAGAAAATGAAGTAAATTCAGAATCACCCATCCATGAAAAGATGACAAAGTTCGGGTTTGAGGACAAAGGTGATGCATATGAAGATTTTCAAGAGGGAGATATGGATCAGGTTGCTGGATCTGCTGAAGAGGAAGGTTATGTTACTTCAGGAAGTGGTATTGCTAATGAAAGCGAATATGAAGAAGCAGAAGATGATATATTTGTAGGAGACATGGAATCAAATGTAAGAACATGTGGTAGTTTTGACAAAGATCCATATCAGCGCCAAGAATCACAAGGATCATGGGGACCCCAAGATTTGGATAATAGAATGGACAAAATCAGTGATACAATATCTCATGGAAAGGAAAGGGAGACTAAAGAATCCTTGCTGGAGAATGTTGAAAAGACAGCGGCAGAAGAAGTACTAAACCATGACTGCAGGGAAGGGCAGAAATCCATGGAAACCGTTGACTACATATGGCCCAAATATGTATGTGCAGAATTTAATGTAAGTAGTGACAAAGATGGTAATGTGTTTGATTCTGCTGATGAACTTATCAGCGACAATGGCAGTGATTATGCCATGAACATGAGCACAATGTCAAATAATCTGCAAGCTTCATTTTCAGAAGCATGCAGTAGCATTCAACATCTTTCTCAAAAACCTCAGTCTATTTCTGCTGAGAAGGCTGATGAAAGCACTCCTGTTCTTGGAAATCTTGAAGTGGACTGCGGAGAAGCAGGTAGAAAAATTCCAAGTGAAAATTGTGAAGTCTCAGAAGAAGGGCAAAATATTGGAATCGAAATGgaagaaagaaaaagagaagacaaTATATCAAATATAAGGTTCATGGATCAGCAACCATTTTACTTGGACAGTGACATTAGACCTAAGGCTGCAGAAGGTACTGCATCAGAAACTATTCTAAAATCCAGAGAAGAGGATCTTAATGTTCAGAGAACTAAAGTGAGGAATGACATAAAAGAGGCTGAAGGAGAACTCGAGAAGGAGGTAAAAGTTGttgaagagaaagaaaaagaatgcaaaatgggaaaagagaaggaaCAAGATAAAGAGAGACAAAGAAGAGAGTTGGAAGAACAGAAGGAACGGGAAATGGAGCGAGCAAAAGATAGGCTTGCTGTTCAGAGAGCTACAAGAGAAGCACATGAAAGGGCATTCGCCGAGGTTCGAGCTAAGGCTGAAAGAATAGCATTAGAAAGGATCACCTCAGCACGTCAAAGAGCATCCGCAGAAGCCCACGAGAAAgaagagaaggcaaccgctcaagcAGCTCTGGAGCAGGCTTCAAGGGAAGCTAGAATGAAAGCAGAACGTGCAGCCGTTGAGAGAGCAACTGCTGAAGCTCGGGAGAGGGCAATTGAAAAGGCAAAAGCTGCTGCAGATGCAAAGGAGCGAATTGGGAAGTTCAGGTCCTCTTTCAAGGATAGTTTTAAGGCACCTAATCAG GACAATCAACATGAGGCATCATCTCAGAAGACGGCTTATAATAAGCATGGAAAAAGCATGGATTCTTGTGTTGAAG TCGAGGTTGAGTCAGCTCTACGACATAAAGCAAAATTGGAAAGGCACCAACGCACAGC
- the LOC103651457 gene encoding uncharacterized protein isoform X1 has product MEDPLATAPPPRRPHRERRHRRKASDAAAAALAAQAASSYGDVFGGPPRFAPPPAAFAAGAGTAPADYAEVFGGVAASCSIPYLDLPPAVASGVGAGGYGEIFGRFDFGEFAVPYEDMLSGAESLVEEIASPSGSSRSSTRKESVRLDTEPSVPYQQVPDAGSGRHSDDEQFHAVSFPPDGEQTFTMSYNKITRGRPDDLVEMTACIVEPSISYVVDSCNLSNDLEMDYVPVMDSGTNANVVKEKMNLPNIADSGLECADSAYVVDHQQHIPTCPPISENICQDENYNKRSSTHSVSSEEAPSPDYPFLRVSNINLPAAPIKVQPPPMPPSKLLNKKGSNENGDSDVNPNSVAAAAAMKEAMQFAEARLKAAKELMEIKGVSSKFRKRPVHHKSTKSTEIKEYNAPEKAHLFEEKLDMRRLVKEENQSNDIALLDKNTGSVALEHSDHDKKGIISPGKPKEMMQNDSELEQLGEWTSDADFYELVSNDQKCRTNGAECRDNGLMTNSLAKLDRSENEKLGGFAGESKRSRKLWDCNNRTCLRTEHVNQGKDGIGSLEVEQKNTRSPEVTEHVNQQKDAIDSVETEQKTPRSPEVSPCNERVTYEEPTKGNNDLMTNSSTKLDQSVKVKEGGFAGEPKRFRKLWGSNSTTVLRTVHVNQEKDAIAFVEAEEKAPRFSEVPPCDERVASQEATDSRLEQCLGVGNSLGHENGAQFETSCVNNLPSEVHADPEISSSFSECCSSGSHANGNENHSESTAQETAFVGNSSQNVNNKEELELPCIDGLPCTSARNQILQEHFNVINADENKEIEVKISKLEGSSKSYLNFEEEKLPSFVDESCLQNKNERENEVNSESPIHEKMTKFGFEDKGDAYEDFQEGDMDQVAGSAEEEGYVTSGSGIANESEYEEAEDDIFVGDMESNVRTCGSFDKDPYQRQESQGSWGPQDLDNRMDKISDTISHGKERETKESLLENVEKTAAEEVLNHDCREGQKSMETVDYIWPKYVCAEFNVSSDKDGNVFDSADELISDNGSDYAMNMSTMSNNLQASFSEACSSIQHLSQKPQSISAEKADESTPVLGNLEVDCGEAGRKIPSENCEVSEEGQNIGIEMEERKREDNISNIRFMDQQPFYLDSDIRPKAAEGTASETILKSREEDLNVQRTKVRNDIKEAEGELEKEVKVVEEKEKECKMGKEKEQDKERQRRELEEQKEREMERAKDRLAVQRATREAHERAFAEVRAKAERIALERITSARQRASAEAHEKEEKATAQAALEQASREARMKAERAAVERATAEARERAIEKAKAAADAKERIGKFRSSFKDSFKAPNQDNQHEASSQKTAYNKHGKSMDSCVEVVEVESALRHKAKLERHQRTAERAAKALAEKNMRDMLVQREHAEKHRLAEFLDPEVKRWSNGKEGNLRALLSTLQYILGSDSGWQAVPLTDLITAAGVKKAYRKATLCVHPDKVQQRGATIRQKYICEKVFDLLKEAWNKYNSEER; this is encoded by the exons ATGGAGGACCCCCTCGCCACGGCGCCGCCACCGCGCCGGCCCCACCGGGAGCGGCGGCACCGGCGGAAGGCGTCGGACGCCGCCGCGGCCGCGCTGGCGGCGCAGGCGGCGTCCTCCTACGGCGACGTCTTCGGCGGGCCCCCGCGGTTCGCGCCGCCTCCTGCGGCGTTCGCCGCGGGGGCGGGGACTGCGCCGGCGGACTACGCCGAGGTGTTCGGCGGAGTCGCGGCCTCCTGCTCCATCCCCTACCTCGACCTGCCGCCCGCCGTTGCCAGCGGAGTCGGCGCCGGCGGGTACGGCGAGATCTTCGGCCGCTTCGACTTCGGGGAGTTTGCGGTGCCGTACGAGGACATGCTTTCTGGTGCAGAGTCTCTGGTGGAGGAGATCGCGTCACCAAGTGGGAGCTCAAG ATCATCAACTAGAAAAGAATCGGTCCGATTGGATACTGAGCCATCTGTACCCTATCAACAAGTTCCAGATGCTGGTTCTGGCAGGCACTCTGATGACGAGCAATTTCATGCAGTCTCCTTTCCTCCAGATGGCGAGCAAACGTTCACTATGTCATATAACAAGATCACCCGGGGAAGGCCAGATGATCTTGTTGAAATGACCGCTTGCATAGTAGAACCTTCAATTAGCTATGTGGTTGACTCTTGCAATTTGTCAAATGATTTAGAAATGGATTATGTCCCAGTAATGGACAGTGGCACAAATGCTAATGTTGTGAAAGAAAAGATGAACCTACCAAACATTGCAGATTCCGGCCTGGAGTGTGCTGATAGTGCTTATGTGGTTGATCATCAGCAACATATCCCAACATGCCCTCCCATCTCTGAAAATATTTGCCAGGATGAAAACTACAACAAGAGGTCTAGCACACATTCAGTGTCAAGCGAGGAAGCACCTTCCCCTGACTATCCATTCTTAAGGGTATCCAACATCAACCTTCCAGCAGCACCCATCAAAGTACAACCACCACCGATGCCCCCATCTAAATTGCTTAATAAAAAGGGAagcaacgaaaatggagattctgATGTCAATCCTAACtcagttgctgctgctgctgctatgaAGGAAGCAATGCAATTTGCTGAAGCCAGATTAAAAGCTGCAAAAGAATTGATGGAGATAAAAGGTGTCAGCTCTAAATTCCGTAAGCGGCCAGTTCATCACAAAAGCACAAAATCAACTGAAATTAAGGAATACAATGCACCTGAAAAAGCACATCTATTTGAAGAAAAGCTGGATATGAGAAGATTGGTAAAAGAGGAAAATCAAAGCAATGATATAGCTTTGCTGGATAAAAACACGGGCAGTGTTGCACTTGAGCACAGTGATCATGACAAAAAAGGGATTATATCACCAGGGAAGCCTAAGGAGATGATGCAAAACGACAGTGAACTAGAACAATTAGGAGAGTGGACATCAGATGCTGATTTTTATGAATTGGTTAGCAATGATCAGAAATGCAGAACTAATGGAGCTGAATGCAGAGACAATGGTCTGATGACAAATTCCTTAGCCAAGCTTGACCGgtctgagaatgaaaaattaggaGGCTTTGCAGGTGAGTCAAAAAGGTCTAGGAAATTGTGGGATTGTAACAACAGAACATGTCTGCGGACTGAACATGTAAATCAGGGAAAAGATGGTATAGGTTCATTGGAGGTTGAACAAAAGAATACTAGGTCTCCAGAAGTTACAGAACATGTAAATCagcaaaaagatgctatagattcTGTGGAAACTGAACAAAAGACTCCTAGGTCACCTGAAGTTTCTCCTTGTAATGAAAGGGTGACGTATGAAGAGCCAACCAAAGGAAATAATGATCTGATGACAAATTCTTCCACCAAGCTCGACCAGTCTGTGAAAGTAAAGGAAGGGGGTTTTGCAGGTGAGCCAAAAAGGTTTAGAAAATTGTGGGGCAGTAACAGTACAACAGTTCTGAGAACAGTGCATGTAAAtcaggaaaaagatgctatagcttTCGTGGAGGCTGAAGAAAAGGCACCTAGGTTTTCGGAAGTTCCTCCTTGTGATGAAAGGGTGGCATCCCAAGAGGCAACTGATTCCCGTTTAGAACAATGTCTAGGGGTGGGGAATTCTCTAGGTCACGAAAATGGTGCACAATTTGAGACTTCATGCGTGAATAATTTACCTTCAGAGGTCCATGCAGACCCAGAAATCTCCAGTTCATTTTCGGAATGTTGTTCATCAGGAAGTCATGCCAATGGTAATGAAAATCATTCTGAAAGCACAGCTCAGGAAACTGCATTTGTAGGGAACTCTAGCCAAAATGTCAACAATAAAGAGGAACTTGAGCTTCCGTGCATTGATGGGTTGCCTTGTACTTCAGCAAGGAATCAGATTTTGCAGGAACATTTTAATGTTATTAATGCTGATGAAAACAAGGAAATTGAAGTGAAAATATCAAAATTAGAAGGGTCTTCCAAATCTTATTTGAATTTTGAGGAAGAAAAGTTACCCAGTTTTGTTGATGAATCATGCCTACAGAACAAAAATGAAAGAGAAAATGAAGTAAATTCAGAATCACCCATCCATGAAAAGATGACAAAGTTCGGGTTTGAGGACAAAGGTGATGCATATGAAGATTTTCAAGAGGGAGATATGGATCAGGTTGCTGGATCTGCTGAAGAGGAAGGTTATGTTACTTCAGGAAGTGGTATTGCTAATGAAAGCGAATATGAAGAAGCAGAAGATGATATATTTGTAGGAGACATGGAATCAAATGTAAGAACATGTGGTAGTTTTGACAAAGATCCATATCAGCGCCAAGAATCACAAGGATCATGGGGACCCCAAGATTTGGATAATAGAATGGACAAAATCAGTGATACAATATCTCATGGAAAGGAAAGGGAGACTAAAGAATCCTTGCTGGAGAATGTTGAAAAGACAGCGGCAGAAGAAGTACTAAACCATGACTGCAGGGAAGGGCAGAAATCCATGGAAACCGTTGACTACATATGGCCCAAATATGTATGTGCAGAATTTAATGTAAGTAGTGACAAAGATGGTAATGTGTTTGATTCTGCTGATGAACTTATCAGCGACAATGGCAGTGATTATGCCATGAACATGAGCACAATGTCAAATAATCTGCAAGCTTCATTTTCAGAAGCATGCAGTAGCATTCAACATCTTTCTCAAAAACCTCAGTCTATTTCTGCTGAGAAGGCTGATGAAAGCACTCCTGTTCTTGGAAATCTTGAAGTGGACTGCGGAGAAGCAGGTAGAAAAATTCCAAGTGAAAATTGTGAAGTCTCAGAAGAAGGGCAAAATATTGGAATCGAAATGgaagaaagaaaaagagaagacaaTATATCAAATATAAGGTTCATGGATCAGCAACCATTTTACTTGGACAGTGACATTAGACCTAAGGCTGCAGAAGGTACTGCATCAGAAACTATTCTAAAATCCAGAGAAGAGGATCTTAATGTTCAGAGAACTAAAGTGAGGAATGACATAAAAGAGGCTGAAGGAGAACTCGAGAAGGAGGTAAAAGTTGttgaagagaaagaaaaagaatgcaaaatgggaaaagagaaggaaCAAGATAAAGAGAGACAAAGAAGAGAGTTGGAAGAACAGAAGGAACGGGAAATGGAGCGAGCAAAAGATAGGCTTGCTGTTCAGAGAGCTACAAGAGAAGCACATGAAAGGGCATTCGCCGAGGTTCGAGCTAAGGCTGAAAGAATAGCATTAGAAAGGATCACCTCAGCACGTCAAAGAGCATCCGCAGAAGCCCACGAGAAAgaagagaaggcaaccgctcaagcAGCTCTGGAGCAGGCTTCAAGGGAAGCTAGAATGAAAGCAGAACGTGCAGCCGTTGAGAGAGCAACTGCTGAAGCTCGGGAGAGGGCAATTGAAAAGGCAAAAGCTGCTGCAGATGCAAAGGAGCGAATTGGGAAGTTCAGGTCCTCTTTCAAGGATAGTTTTAAGGCACCTAATCAG GACAATCAACATGAGGCATCATCTCAGAAGACGGCTTATAATAAGCATGGAAAAAGCATGGATTCTTGTGTTGAAG TAGTCGAGGTTGAGTCAGCTCTACGACATAAAGCAAAATTGGAAAGGCACCAACGCACAGC